A DNA window from Bacillota bacterium contains the following coding sequences:
- the rfbG gene encoding CDP-glucose 4,6-dehydratase, with translation MQEIFQAVYKGKKVMVTGHTGFKGGWLCLWLVQLGAEVLGYSLPPPTEPNLFTAIGLESFLRHVEGDIRDFQQLEMVVDRFQPDLIFHLAAQPLVRLSYEDPVLTFETNVQGTVNLLEIFRKCDSTQVFIAVTSDKCYENRGWVWGYRECDPLGGHDPYSASKGCAELVIQAYARSYFTEEPGKRVASVRAGNVIGGGDWARDRIVPDAVTAIVEGEKVRVRNPRAVRPWQYVLEPLSGYLWLGALMWQNFQNYAGAWNFGPPLDSAKTVKQLVEELILQWGSGGWIDASNPEDFYEAPQLRLSTEKVCELLGWRTVYDFQQAITATVNWYRAFYAGADTKFLRDLCCFQIAGYCTEAQVKGLPWLS, from the coding sequence ATGCAGGAGATCTTCCAGGCAGTTTACAAAGGGAAAAAGGTCATGGTTACCGGGCATACAGGGTTTAAGGGCGGGTGGCTGTGTTTATGGCTTGTGCAGCTGGGCGCGGAGGTTTTGGGGTACTCTCTCCCGCCTCCTACGGAACCAAATCTCTTCACTGCGATAGGCCTGGAAAGTTTTCTGCGACACGTGGAAGGGGATATCCGGGATTTTCAGCAACTTGAGATGGTTGTGGACCGCTTCCAGCCGGATCTGATCTTCCACCTGGCTGCCCAGCCCTTGGTAAGGTTGTCTTACGAAGATCCGGTGCTGACCTTTGAAACCAACGTTCAGGGCACTGTAAATCTGTTGGAAATTTTCCGAAAGTGTGATTCAACTCAGGTTTTCATTGCTGTTACGAGCGACAAGTGCTACGAGAACAGGGGGTGGGTATGGGGCTACCGCGAGTGTGACCCCCTGGGCGGCCATGACCCGTACAGCGCTTCCAAGGGTTGCGCTGAACTTGTTATCCAGGCTTATGCGAGGTCCTATTTTACAGAGGAGCCAGGTAAAAGGGTGGCCTCGGTCCGCGCCGGAAATGTCATCGGGGGAGGGGATTGGGCGAGGGACAGGATTGTGCCTGATGCCGTCACGGCAATTGTGGAGGGGGAAAAGGTCCGGGTGAGAAACCCCCGCGCCGTCCGGCCTTGGCAGTATGTCCTGGAACCCCTATCAGGGTACCTCTGGCTGGGAGCTCTGATGTGGCAGAACTTTCAAAATTATGCAGGAGCCTGGAATTTTGGACCGCCTCTTGATTCGGCTAAAACTGTGAAACAACTGGTAGAGGAACTAATCCTGCAATGGGGCTCCGGCGGGTGGATTGATGCCTCAAATCCGGAGGATTTTTACGAGGCTCCCCAGCTGCGTTTATCTACTGAAAAGGTATGTGAACTGCTCGGGTGGCGGACGGTCTATGACTTTCAGCAAGCCATTACCGCCACGGTCAATTGGTACCGCGCTTTCTATGCAGGGGCGGACACCAAGTTTCTCAGGGATTTATGTTGTTTCCAGATTGCGGGGTATTGTACTGAAGCGCAGGTCAAAGGTTTGCCCTGGTTATCTTAG
- a CDS encoding sugar phosphate nucleotidyltransferase, which produces MNWAVILAGGKGQRFWPCSSSALPKQFLDLLGTGETMLQMTLKRLASLFKREQILVVTLLEYKNLILEQAPHLPPENLLFEPVSRNTAASIGWAAALIKERDPDGVMVALPADHWIADLQIFLKTLQAACSFAASQDCLVTFAIPPTRPETEYGYLWCEPQAVKQSDPPIYPVRAFIEKPSYQKAVRFLSLGNYYWNSGIFIWQAQAFWERFRKLLPDHAAGLDVIARTRGKEETEFLLAEIYPRLPAISVDYGIMEKAAPIYAVRGNFGWDDVGGWASLARILPRDLHGNVVRGCYHGRATQNCIVNSAGPRIVTLGVRGLVIAATPELTFVAAQDRLNEIKDLLQEIDLM; this is translated from the coding sequence TTGAACTGGGCTGTAATTCTCGCAGGAGGAAAGGGACAGCGTTTTTGGCCCTGTAGCAGTTCGGCTTTACCCAAGCAGTTTCTTGATTTACTGGGAACGGGAGAAACCATGCTCCAGATGACGTTGAAACGGCTTGCTTCTCTCTTTAAAAGGGAGCAAATCCTGGTTGTCACGCTGCTTGAATACAAAAATTTGATCTTAGAGCAGGCCCCTCATTTACCTCCCGAGAATCTTCTCTTCGAGCCGGTCTCTCGCAACACTGCGGCGAGCATCGGCTGGGCGGCGGCTCTTATCAAGGAGCGGGACCCTGATGGTGTGATGGTGGCTCTCCCGGCAGACCACTGGATTGCCGACCTTCAAATTTTTCTCAAAACTCTCCAGGCAGCCTGCTCTTTTGCTGCGAGTCAGGATTGTCTGGTAACCTTTGCGATTCCTCCTACCCGTCCCGAAACGGAGTACGGGTATTTATGGTGCGAGCCCCAGGCCGTAAAACAAAGCGATCCCCCGATCTATCCGGTCAGGGCTTTTATTGAAAAACCTTCTTACCAAAAGGCAGTCCGTTTTCTCAGTCTCGGCAACTATTACTGGAACAGTGGAATTTTTATCTGGCAGGCGCAGGCCTTCTGGGAGCGCTTTAGAAAACTGCTTCCCGACCACGCGGCGGGGTTGGATGTGATTGCGAGGACACGGGGAAAGGAAGAAACCGAATTCCTGCTTGCAGAAATTTACCCCCGTCTTCCCGCAATTTCTGTTGATTACGGGATTATGGAAAAAGCAGCTCCCATCTATGCTGTCAGAGGAAATTTTGGGTGGGATGATGTAGGAGGGTGGGCTTCTCTGGCCCGGATCCTCCCCCGGGATTTACATGGTAATGTGGTACGGGGGTGCTATCACGGGAGAGCTACGCAGAACTGCATCGTTAACAGCGCAGGGCCCCGGATCGTGACCCTTGGGGTACGAGGCCTGGTAATTGCTGCAACCCCAGAACTGACTTTTGTGGCAGCCCAGGATAGGCTTAATGAAATTAAGGATTTGCTTCAAGAAATAGATCTCATGTAG
- a CDS encoding phosphoglucomutase/phosphomannomutase family protein, whose amino-acid sequence MEIKFGTEGWRGVISDQFTFGNLRAVVRALAAFLLAHGKARQGVVVGYDTRFLSREYAQETAGVLASSGIEVFLAREPAPSPVISYSVKTFRAAAGLVITASHNPPVYNGLKIKGPHGGPAFTEMLDEIAGRISFADSGEKRAGAEIHEFHPAATYLPRVLTLVDGSNLARSGLRVVIDSMYGAGQGYLSSLLRRCGVSCQEIRTGYNPGFDGISPEPVARNMGALAAAVRGCQADLGLALDGDGDRLGVVDRDGNFVDSHHVMVIIARHLVENRHWPGGFAKTVATTEMMDKLARLYERRLHVTPVGFKHITQMFLEEELLLGGEESGGIGVRNHIPERDGTVAGLLLLDALAARNLSLSEQVAEIHELLGPHYCQRLDLSLTPQLKERYHALAQEAPGCLGRFRVTALETLDGIKFRLGKHGWVLLRVSGTEPLLRIYGESNSLRKTKEILRCVRKILPE is encoded by the coding sequence ATGGAGATTAAATTTGGTACCGAAGGATGGCGGGGAGTAATCAGCGATCAATTTACTTTTGGTAATCTCCGGGCTGTGGTCCGGGCCCTCGCCGCTTTTCTTCTTGCCCACGGCAAAGCGAGACAGGGTGTTGTTGTAGGTTATGATACCAGATTTCTCTCCCGGGAATACGCGCAGGAAACCGCCGGCGTTCTGGCATCCTCCGGAATCGAAGTTTTTCTGGCCCGGGAACCGGCACCCAGTCCTGTGATTTCATATAGTGTGAAAACTTTTCGGGCGGCTGCAGGGCTGGTGATTACAGCAAGCCATAACCCTCCTGTTTATAACGGCCTCAAGATTAAAGGCCCCCACGGGGGACCGGCTTTTACAGAGATGCTGGATGAAATTGCAGGCCGCATTTCTTTTGCTGATTCAGGGGAGAAAAGGGCTGGTGCCGAGATCCACGAGTTTCACCCTGCCGCGACCTACCTTCCCCGCGTGTTGACCCTTGTGGATGGCAGCAATCTTGCCCGGAGCGGGCTGCGGGTTGTAATCGACAGCATGTACGGGGCCGGGCAGGGGTATCTTTCCTCTCTGCTCCGGCGCTGCGGGGTATCCTGTCAGGAAATTCGGACAGGTTATAATCCGGGCTTCGATGGAATTTCTCCGGAGCCTGTGGCCAGGAACATGGGAGCTTTGGCGGCGGCCGTCCGCGGTTGCCAGGCAGATTTAGGTTTGGCTCTGGATGGCGACGGAGACAGGCTGGGTGTTGTGGATCGGGACGGCAATTTCGTTGACTCGCACCATGTGATGGTGATCATTGCCCGGCACCTCGTTGAAAACCGTCACTGGCCGGGGGGTTTTGCAAAAACTGTTGCCACAACGGAAATGATGGATAAACTGGCGCGGCTCTACGAACGCCGCCTCCACGTGACACCGGTCGGATTTAAACATATTACCCAAATGTTTTTAGAGGAGGAGCTGCTCCTGGGAGGCGAAGAAAGCGGCGGAATCGGGGTTCGCAACCATATTCCAGAACGGGATGGGACGGTTGCGGGCCTGCTGCTGCTCGATGCCCTTGCCGCAAGGAATCTTTCCCTTTCGGAACAGGTCGCAGAAATTCACGAACTGCTCGGCCCTCACTATTGCCAGCGTTTAGATTTGTCTCTGACGCCGCAATTAAAGGAGCGCTATCATGCCCTGGCCCAAGAGGCGCCTGGCTGCCTGGGACGTTTTAGAGTAACGGCGCTGGAAACCCTGGACGGGATCAAATTCCGGCTTGGCAAGCACGGGTGGGTTCTTTTGCGTGTATCAGGCACGGAACCGTTGTTGAGGATCTATGGGGAAAGCAACAGTTTACGCAAGACAAAAGAAATTTTGCGTTGCGTGCGCAAAATTTTACCGGAGTAG
- a CDS encoding CAP domain-containing protein, giving the protein MYRKLQLVVCLLLISLFLGTLSFPALAATRVVYYQGSLSDAVLMQILKNVFPNDVIKIVRTSPQPRPQPQPQPQPQPQPQPQPQPQPQPQPQPQPDLQELTQDEQAMFKLVNQERTRAGLSPLTIDYQLVKLARLKSQDMVDKGYFGHDSPTYGSPFDMMSRAGVKYRYAGENLAGASTVEAAHRALMNSSGHRANILNPKFTRIGIGVVSGGPYGKMFTQMFTG; this is encoded by the coding sequence ATGTATAGGAAGCTTCAGCTTGTTGTCTGTTTGCTCCTCATAAGTTTGTTTTTGGGAACTCTATCCTTCCCGGCTCTCGCTGCGACACGCGTGGTTTATTATCAGGGTAGTTTAAGCGATGCAGTTCTGATGCAAATTTTAAAGAATGTGTTTCCGAATGATGTAATCAAAATCGTGCGGACAAGCCCTCAACCCCGGCCCCAGCCCCAGCCTCAACCCCAACCCCAACCCCAGCCCCAGCCCCAGCCTCAACCTCAACCCCAACCCCAGCCTCAGCCTCAGCCGGACTTACAAGAACTCACACAAGACGAGCAGGCGATGTTTAAACTCGTCAATCAGGAGCGCACCCGGGCCGGACTCAGCCCTCTGACCATCGATTATCAGTTGGTGAAGCTGGCGCGCCTTAAGAGTCAGGATATGGTGGACAAGGGGTATTTCGGTCATGATTCTCCGACGTACGGCTCCCCTTTTGATATGATGAGCAGGGCCGGGGTGAAATACCGCTACGCCGGCGAGAACCTCGCCGGGGCGAGCACGGTAGAGGCGGCCCACCGCGCCTTGATGAATTCGTCCGGGCACCGGGCCAATATCTTGAACCCGAAATTTACCCGGATCGGGATCGGCGTGGTTTCCGGAGGGCCTTACGGGAAGATGTTTACTCAGATGTTTACAGGATAA
- a CDS encoding DUF3794 domain-containing protein — MNHVACERLKVEHVVGEKTVQVVVKEEFTIPEPKPDIQKVISIDKTVKVTDVQVIQDKVIIDGQLNLQIVYVAALPEQPVHHTHAKLEFTQFAEIPGAEPGMTARVSVKVVDIQGKVNPRKAGVFEVAAVLHIFVKVTETKEINVMVEPPPGVVAKVEKLRVEEVIAEGKAQVVVSGRFTVPAEKPPVDKILDVDAKVTVTDKKILDGKVIVEGDADLQFIYVALETTQPVHHMHHVLHFTQFIEVPGAEPDMHVQVEEMITHIGWDVINPETVGVEIIMDKVAKVTETRELKVVTDVEKVKVEKKRLRVERVVGEDRVQIVVREQVDVPPEKPGVVKVLDVKVHKIEISEEEIVIIKDKVILSGRIEVQVLYVGEGLEQPVHHMEAELKFRHFIPIPGAQPDQTVLVQTTVEHTAARIGITGGKLTLEAVLKVTARVIETIQIDVVLCPVPDQVPCPPGEVLRHTVQPGDTLWKLSQKYHVSVNAIMRANPGIDPDNLRVGTVLIIPCDP, encoded by the coding sequence ATGAACCATGTCGCCTGTGAAAGGCTTAAGGTTGAGCATGTCGTCGGCGAAAAAACTGTGCAAGTGGTCGTGAAAGAAGAGTTTACCATACCAGAACCAAAGCCCGATATCCAAAAGGTTATTTCGATTGATAAAACCGTTAAGGTTACTGACGTCCAGGTTATTCAGGACAAGGTCATTATCGACGGGCAGCTCAACCTCCAGATTGTCTACGTTGCGGCGCTGCCCGAACAACCGGTCCACCATACCCATGCAAAGCTGGAGTTTACCCAGTTTGCGGAAATACCCGGCGCCGAACCCGGGATGACGGCGCGTGTAAGTGTGAAGGTTGTGGACATCCAAGGTAAAGTAAATCCCCGCAAGGCGGGCGTCTTTGAAGTTGCCGCGGTCCTTCATATTTTTGTCAAAGTCACCGAGACCAAAGAGATCAATGTGATGGTAGAACCCCCCCCGGGTGTCGTGGCCAAAGTGGAAAAACTCCGGGTTGAAGAGGTCATCGCGGAGGGGAAGGCACAAGTCGTTGTATCGGGGCGATTTACCGTTCCGGCGGAAAAGCCCCCGGTTGACAAGATCCTGGACGTAGATGCTAAGGTAACTGTTACGGACAAAAAGATCCTGGATGGCAAGGTCATCGTCGAGGGGGATGCCGACCTCCAGTTTATTTACGTGGCACTGGAGACAACCCAGCCGGTTCACCACATGCACCATGTCCTCCATTTTACCCAGTTCATCGAGGTACCGGGAGCCGAACCAGATATGCACGTCCAGGTGGAGGAAATGATTACGCACATTGGGTGGGATGTCATCAACCCGGAGACCGTTGGCGTCGAAATTATTATGGATAAGGTCGCAAAGGTCACCGAAACCAGGGAGTTAAAGGTCGTTACCGATGTCGAGAAGGTCAAAGTTGAGAAAAAGCGCCTCCGGGTCGAGCGCGTGGTGGGAGAAGACCGCGTTCAGATCGTTGTGCGGGAGCAGGTGGATGTGCCGCCCGAAAAGCCGGGAGTTGTCAAGGTTTTAGATGTGAAGGTCCATAAAATCGAAATCTCTGAAGAAGAAATCGTAATTATTAAAGACAAAGTAATTTTAAGCGGAAGAATCGAAGTCCAGGTCCTTTACGTAGGTGAAGGACTGGAACAGCCCGTCCACCACATGGAGGCAGAACTCAAGTTCCGCCACTTTATTCCCATTCCCGGCGCCCAACCCGATCAAACCGTTCTCGTCCAGACTACGGTAGAGCATACGGCGGCGAGGATCGGCATCACGGGAGGGAAGCTGACCCTCGAGGCTGTCCTGAAAGTTACCGCCCGGGTGATCGAAACCATTCAGATTGACGTAGTCCTTTGTCCGGTTCCGGATCAGGTGCCCTGCCCGCCGGGTGAGGTGTTGCGACACACGGTTCAGCCCGGCGATACGCTCTGGAAACTTTCTCAAAAGTATCACGTGAGCGTGAATGCAATTATGAGGGCGAACCCGGGGATCGATCCCGATAACCTCCGGGTGGGTACGGTTTTAATAATCCCGTGCGATCCTTAA
- a CDS encoding carboxypeptidase regulatory-like domain-containing protein: MVNQNLETCIRIKIPVVVGEATVQHIVQSVVHITEGAIKIDHIEASIKELDWDVLDGKVVFHGVIHKQIFFVSKDNFVRHQAEDVQFSGHAVIPGAMPDMEAQVTATIRRPISFQLLTRSRLEQHILVDVVVRVVKTEELPVPLLGSIAGQVVLNGVPQTLAPVAVFDAMWRLINFAFTNNNGGYRFVSLPPGEYNVVATAAGVFELKRVNVKACEETQVNFFQTPSTDCTAILPAFVCTLLGGLLGIVT; encoded by the coding sequence ATGGTCAACCAGAACCTAGAAACATGTATCAGGATTAAAATTCCGGTTGTAGTCGGTGAGGCCACGGTTCAGCACATCGTCCAGAGCGTTGTTCACATTACTGAGGGAGCAATAAAAATTGACCATATCGAAGCGTCTATTAAGGAGCTGGATTGGGATGTGCTTGACGGGAAGGTTGTTTTTCACGGGGTCATTCACAAGCAGATCTTTTTTGTGAGTAAAGACAACTTCGTCCGGCACCAGGCCGAGGATGTTCAATTCAGCGGTCATGCCGTGATTCCTGGGGCGATGCCCGATATGGAGGCCCAGGTTACGGCTACCATCAGGCGCCCTATTAGTTTCCAGCTTCTTACCCGGAGCCGTCTTGAACAGCACATTCTCGTTGATGTAGTGGTGCGGGTTGTTAAGACGGAGGAGCTTCCTGTTCCGCTGCTGGGAAGCATCGCAGGCCAGGTTGTTTTAAACGGCGTTCCTCAAACCCTTGCTCCGGTTGCCGTTTTCGATGCCATGTGGCGCCTGATCAATTTCGCCTTTACCAACAACAACGGCGGTTACCGCTTTGTTTCCTTGCCGCCCGGAGAATACAATGTTGTGGCAACCGCGGCCGGGGTGTTCGAACTCAAGCGGGTTAACGTCAAGGCCTGTGAGGAAACTCAGGTTAACTTCTTCCAAACGCCGAGCACAGATTGTACTGCAATTCTGCCCGCCTTCGTCTGCACCCTCCTGGGCGGACTACTGGGCATCGTTACGTAA
- the spoIIR gene encoding stage II sporulation protein R has protein sequence MKKFFIRLGMILLFGIFLFTCMALAPVEKAPERPGTLEGLKLEQDQAGPARGIIRFHVIAADNNSQQQELKLKVRDAVLAYLQPELQNAPGEAAAAAYIEKHLSQIEEVAAEAVGEAGFSEPVQVIWGVSRFPVKVYGPLVFPPGPYRALKIVIGSGAGRNWWCVLFPPLCYVDLTRTSQELVGEALDPETVSNSMRDGHLPGASGKDTNLRPGKAQTRPAPSPRFAWKAGEWFQKTTSRSLISWLWPRRS, from the coding sequence ATGAAAAAGTTTTTCATCCGCTTGGGAATGATCTTATTATTCGGCATTTTTCTTTTTACCTGCATGGCCCTGGCGCCCGTAGAAAAAGCTCCGGAACGGCCGGGGACCCTGGAGGGACTAAAATTGGAGCAAGATCAAGCAGGGCCGGCCCGCGGCATTATCCGGTTTCACGTGATTGCAGCCGACAACAACAGCCAGCAGCAGGAATTAAAGCTCAAGGTCCGGGACGCGGTGCTCGCTTATCTCCAGCCTGAGCTTCAGAATGCGCCGGGCGAGGCAGCCGCCGCTGCTTACATCGAAAAACACCTCTCCCAGATCGAAGAGGTAGCCGCAGAGGCGGTCGGGGAGGCCGGGTTTTCGGAGCCGGTCCAGGTTATCTGGGGAGTATCCCGCTTCCCGGTAAAGGTTTACGGGCCTTTGGTCTTTCCTCCGGGGCCTTACCGGGCGCTGAAAATTGTAATCGGGTCCGGGGCGGGCAGAAACTGGTGGTGCGTCCTTTTTCCTCCCCTTTGCTACGTGGACCTGACCCGGACTTCCCAGGAGCTTGTGGGAGAAGCATTGGATCCGGAAACAGTCTCAAACAGCATGCGGGACGGACACCTCCCCGGTGCATCCGGGAAGGACACAAATTTGCGGCCTGGCAAGGCTCAAACCCGGCCTGCGCCTTCGCCCAGGTTTGCCTGGAAAGCCGGTGAGTGGTTCCAGAAAACCACTTCCCGTTCCTTGATTTCCTGGCTCTGGCCGCGTCGCAGTTAA
- a CDS encoding ZIP family metal transporter — translation MHALLPSLLAGLATALGSLIVLLGRCPGRRALAVTLGGAAGVMLAVVLLDLLPAAFRFGSAFETGAGFALGLIILWGLDRLLSLGNETFRFNGKTAYRRLGYLIATGIALHDLPEGIAIAGAYAAGGILGPLLALSIALHNIPEGIAAATPLQMGGLRRRQVFFLNVIVSIFTPLGTLLGLFLIHLSPRHLAFLLALAAGAMTYLIKDELIPAAHYQNPVWAWLGLTLGYLLLWFAQALK, via the coding sequence ATGCACGCTCTGCTCCCCAGCTTGCTGGCCGGCCTGGCCACTGCCCTGGGCAGCCTCATTGTTTTGCTCGGGAGGTGCCCCGGGCGCCGCGCCCTTGCAGTGACGCTTGGGGGAGCGGCGGGAGTGATGCTGGCCGTTGTGCTTCTCGACCTGCTTCCGGCGGCCTTTCGGTTCGGGAGCGCCTTCGAAACCGGAGCTGGTTTTGCCCTGGGCCTGATCATTCTTTGGGGTCTCGACAGGCTGCTCTCCCTGGGCAACGAAACCTTTCGCTTCAACGGAAAAACTGCCTACCGCCGGTTAGGGTACCTGATCGCGACCGGGATTGCCCTCCATGACCTCCCGGAAGGAATCGCGATTGCGGGGGCCTATGCGGCGGGGGGGATCTTGGGGCCCCTGCTCGCACTCTCCATCGCCCTGCACAACATTCCCGAAGGGATTGCCGCGGCGACCCCCCTCCAGATGGGCGGTCTCCGGAGGCGCCAGGTATTTTTCCTCAACGTCATCGTGAGCATCTTTACCCCTCTGGGTACCCTACTCGGGCTCTTTTTAATCCACCTCTCTCCCCGGCACCTTGCCTTTCTCCTTGCCCTTGCCGCCGGGGCGATGACCTATCTGATCAAGGACGAACTGATCCCTGCTGCCCATTACCAGAACCCGGTTTGGGCCTGGCTTGGGCTTACCCTGGGTTACCTCCTGCTTTGGTTTGCCCAGGCCTTAAAATAA
- a CDS encoding cyanophycinase has translation MTEQVQGILLIIGGAEDKTGECLILKKFVELAGGKKAHLVLVTSATSQPLAAGELYSRLFAGFGVQEVSVLNVAGRYEANTPAVYETVQNASGIFFTGGDQLRITSLLGGTRFDEALRKAHQKGAVVAGTSAGASAMSETMIVEGEGAEAPKKNTVQMAPGMGLIRGVVVDQHFAQRGRLGRLLTAVAQHPSVLGVGIDEDTAIVVTPGAFFEVIGSQTVTVIDGTRVQETNVSELGPCAPLALTNVILHILPAGYRFDLNKRLPISPSL, from the coding sequence TTGACGGAACAAGTTCAGGGGATTCTCTTAATCATCGGCGGTGCTGAAGATAAAACGGGAGAGTGTCTTATTTTGAAAAAGTTTGTGGAATTGGCAGGAGGAAAAAAGGCGCATCTCGTTCTCGTTACATCGGCAACCAGTCAGCCCCTGGCTGCAGGGGAGCTTTACAGCAGGCTTTTTGCCGGATTTGGCGTTCAGGAAGTTTCTGTTTTAAATGTCGCAGGCCGTTATGAGGCAAACACCCCGGCTGTGTATGAAACGGTTCAAAACGCTTCGGGGATTTTTTTTACCGGGGGTGACCAGCTCCGCATCACCAGCCTCCTGGGCGGCACCCGGTTTGATGAGGCTCTCCGGAAGGCGCACCAGAAAGGAGCGGTTGTTGCCGGTACCAGCGCCGGTGCTTCGGCAATGAGCGAAACGATGATTGTTGAAGGAGAGGGAGCCGAGGCCCCGAAGAAAAACACCGTCCAGATGGCGCCCGGGATGGGCTTAATCCGGGGGGTCGTTGTGGACCAGCATTTTGCCCAGCGGGGGAGGCTAGGGCGCCTGCTCACGGCTGTTGCCCAGCACCCTAGCGTGCTGGGGGTAGGGATTGACGAAGATACTGCCATTGTTGTTACACCTGGAGCCTTTTTTGAGGTCATTGGATCCCAGACGGTAACGGTGATTGACGGGACGCGTGTTCAAGAGACTAATGTTTCCGAACTGGGTCCCTGCGCCCCGCTTGCTTTAACGAACGTGATCCTGCACATCCTGCCGGCCGGCTACAGATTCGATTTAAATAAAAGGCTCCCTATTTCCCCTTCTTTATAA